From the genome of Ahaetulla prasina isolate Xishuangbanna chromosome 15, ASM2864084v1, whole genome shotgun sequence, one region includes:
- the PRR14L gene encoding protein PRR14L isoform X1, which yields MSSAGRELHAAGPGDALPAQRPASAALCVAPGAAGERPGWALPRGPHGRQPLRRPPLASEASRPEMRGGGLESPGWCEEGPGLPTCGGSGRPGEEFQLIQKGRERVSSPSCLEIKDLLQNPEKESPAKVQVASEKQSRLPKEAPGMKADGTGLFCNTGEPRAQVRTGALLEASQCSGGVAVSGNDSSVSQEPLSPASTDEEEELPAFARQAGEETFQNPGQEMNAVFNSCPETFGSSRKHSRALTLDACPPGTRLETTGQACQGSTPWGDRMDLSEAACEVPEGSFKSSPSDGRMEDLGEASELQMAEAPLQAGSPWGELSNDEHKRDDSLELPSSPVHKGRIDIQKGSAVHGCWKGGEHFPSEHGRFLSAAEQLTGPKDQHSEIGCSSLCDVIQAPFEDDLRVSSSEASSIQGDRSSFLRHEKCITWITQGNGALLLKRNNFGFFQNNCSIKSVSALLSCLAPQLDLGGNGLPLRVEPKDNLRTALLLYDLALPLCATSSFRVTEISVCADEKSFIKVPQLHGPSPFAQKADPGSGHGGPMDSLSPEGVIVMRSTSAWLHHKEAFAPSQARGRLQAVMNEGAWEMVRWVLRGAENGEVAMEPFWRKTLRFSDWTVNDLSSAPEEIYVLARNLFLDCKNPQRGRRGAATKISFSLGRSPALLESSARFFSLQKCFSCSPYRNNWVALDRAGSPLDSVYPLEVPCCNLPKTEAENRRVDGGDAFDSSESILERNIFPPYGRVEIHKASFGADAGGMKTIRNATERNNTRLFLQLAFDGDLSKAFLLSRATFRKGRCLEEEEKEETYRIHPSSPASHLPYLNKKGSSLCTKRSAQQREPVYQMKIFLYPGYFLDRCTLFEQKSDSPKTEFLECQQPSLIFYNKLNHHDLQTVIRSAIKYVRCNKNESLRSKMELKVTPPATALLTEYHQGPFQEIIVESSNNNTGSEFTGNQLNEDFLESQSPRTLFGCSESTSELLNRNHFVQNRAQSKADDLHSASESLHKSPSEKFNFKNGLLSASKLASSPFRTGPAVSAKTKGQERMKGLLLKPYRKRKISSLIPAGLGSQNKKMCLFPKEAALTSISLKAHHSPSAQRHCRGTLLLEREADGRSRPFGLESERLSSSPRGDAAAAGPLTRKRTCQRFKAPRVGATVSLYPLEQSLGAKHDLEASPREAGRTAGMAEGVPVHILSDTEESSEALLENLRFPFRGGKVTFSFKAAIHTGLPLGLPEGISESGSRKAKVSLEPSLTWWHVESPSCALQMKLFSSSRKAAETPGSSVPLSSGLKGGRLASSPTWPSMKEGRLLRVESGQELAGGPEKGLEGHLVDEHIRRGGSETGAQLPPPKMKPRVGRRPAIGQPPGNSSHENAARRTLASLGRAGQKRRQQEPPLHTRSESKRQKRGQRKGETASLNLHFRSHSQQASHWPTSIGAFDSFAQAVGCDQSRSTGGVLGYLRLRRPFPAFGEVACVKVGLPHRLRAPKPLASKAPLETVPGERGQIIYSAQLDTMPAAPQAILWDPPAKQQDHWSSSLAASWPTGQPKDAALLTRLSWLAEELLPPPCQPFSLRRALLPLAAKWGPLRRRRRLLEIFSFVSLKLSSPAWLSSCCFKMAGSQALPFYSVESTILCFFELSSDSSCGCSTPVFPMSFHHQMDVGPIRKLLKTGSPSLIPRFALGRPQPQQPSAWILSFLLPQRCPDITGPIQKDAEPGSTSASKEGEAVARSTGCLTPGLPTALALFSPGCYRAWTRRRRHRSSRIPAVQRLSLLQFAGGLKGFQCCTSVSTDLFSALPSLLGSVLSIWSQHGPSTHLSGSTPLHSGPSKGQAALPAMAGLSHRSSPSLLPLVPGLPSDTSRAVKNDVRLESILSVLLPTSCQTPEPAHPPLGFPGLGSGDGDEASVPASPKTGAQLEKDESENRPKKVSQIRIRKTIPKPDPNLTPMGLPRPKRLKKTEFSLEEIYTNQNYKSPPATRCLETIFEEPKEKNGSLISISQQKRKRILEFQDFTIPRKRRARSRVRVVGGYTRAQKAAIEGRELDVLLIQKLTDLETFFAKEETREQDSSGS from the exons ATGTCCTCGGCGGGGCGGGAGCTCCACGCCGCCGGCCCGGGAGACGCCCTGCCCGCCCAGCGCCCCGCCTCGGCCGCCCTTTGTGTGGCGCCGGGGGCCGCGGGCGAGAGGCCGGGCTGGGCGCTGCCCCGGGGGCCGCATGGCCGCCAGCCCCTCCGGAGGCCGCCCTTGGCGAGCGAAGCGTCGCGCCCGGAGATGCGGGGCGGCGGCTTAGAAAGTCCGGGCTGGTGCGAGGAAGGCCCGGGGCTGCCCACCTGCGGAGGAAGCGGGCGGCCGGGAGAG GAGTTTCAGCTAATCCAGAAGGGGAGAGAACGTGTTTCTAGTCCTTCCTGCCTTGAAATAAAAGACTTGCTGCAGAATCCAG aAAAAGAAAGCCCAGCAAAAGTACAAGTGGCATCTGAAAAGCAATCCAGGCTCCCGAAAGAAGCTCCAGGTATGAAGGCTGATGGGACTGGGCTGTTTTGTAACACGGGAGAGCCCAGGGCCCAGGTGAGGACAGGTGCGCTGCTTGAGGCCAGTCAGTGCTCAGGTGGAGTTGCAGTTTCAGGAAATGACAGCTCCGTATCTCAAGAGCCTCTCAGTCCTGCCTCGACTGACGAAGAAGAAGAACTCCCAGCCTTTGCCAGACAGGCTGGGGAAGAGACGTTTCAGAATCCAGGCCAAGAAATGAATGCCGTTTTTAACAGTTGTCCAGAAACGTTTGGCTCGTCCAGGAAACACAGCCGTGCTCTGACTTTGGATGCTTGCCCACCAGGCACCAGGCTTGAAACCACAGGTCAGGCTTGTCAAGGCAGCACCCCTTGGGGGGACCGCATGGATCTCTCTGAGGCTGCCTGTGAAGTGCCAGAGGGAAGCTTCAAGAGCAGTCCGAGCGATGGAAGGATGGAGGATCTGGGAGAAGCCTCTGAGCTGCAAATGGCTGAGGCTCCGTTACAGGCAGGGAGCCCTTGGGGAGAGCTGTCCAACGATGAGCACAAGAGGGATGACAGCCTGGAACTTCCTTCTAGCCCTGTGCATAAAGGAAGAATTGACATCCAGAAAGGGTCTGCTGTGCACGGCTGCTGGAAAGGTGGAGAACATTTCCCTTCAGAACACGGCAGGTTTCTCAGTGCAGCCGAACAGCTCACGGGGCCAAAAGACCAGCATTCCGAAATTGGCTGCTCCTCCCTTTGTGATGTTATTCAAGCACCATTTGAAGATGATCTAAGAGTGAGCTCTTCGGAAGCCAGCAGTATCCAAGGGGATAGAAGTTCTTTCCTCCGCCATGAAAAATGTATCACTTGGATCACACAAGGAAATGGAGCTCTTTTGTTGAAAAGAAATAACTTTGGCTTCTTTCAGAACAATTGCAGTATAAAGTCTGTTTCTGCGCTTCTCAGCTGCTTGGCTCCTCAGCTGGATTTGGGAGGGAATGGCTTACCCCTCCGAGTGGAGCCGAAGGACAATCTGAGAACAGCCCTCCTGCTCTACGATTTAGCTCTGCCTCTGTGTGCTACCAGTTCTTTCCGTGTCACAGAGATCAGTGTGTGTGCTGATGAAAAAAGCTTTATTAAAGTCCCTCAACTCCACGGCCCATCTCCATTTGCCCAGAAGGCTGACCCAGGCTCAGGTCACGGAGGGCCCATGGACAGCCTGTCTCCGGAGGGAGTCATTGTGATGCGAAGCACCAGTGCCTGGCTTCATCACAAGGAAGCATTTGCTCCAAGTCAAGCCAGAGGCAGACTCCAGGCGGTAATGAATGAAGGGGCCTGGGAGATGGTCAGATGGGTGCTGAGAGGGGCAGAAAACGGGGAGGTTGCTATGGAGCCCTTCTGGAGAAAAACACTCCGCTTTAGTGACTGGACTGTGAATGATCTTTCTTCTGCTCCAGAGGAGATCTACGTCCTGGCAAGAAATCTCTTCTTGGATTGCAAAAATCCACAAAGAGGCAGAAGAGGGGCAGCCACTAAAATATCCTTCAGCTTGGGAAGAAGCCCAGCCCTTTTGGAGTCCAGTGCGAGATTCTTTTCTCTCCAAAAATGTTTCAGTTGCTCTCCCTACAGAAATAACTGGGTGGCCTTGGATAGGGCAGGAAGCCCCCTGGACTCCGTTTATCCTCTGGAGGTTCCTTGCTGTAATCTGCCAAAGACAGAAGCTGAAAACCGGCGTGTTGATGGTGGAGACGCTTTTGATAGTTCCGAAAGTATTCTGGAGAGGAATATTTTCCCTCCCTATGGAAGAGTAGAAATCCACAAAGCTTCCTTTGGAGCTGATGCTGGTGGAATGAAAACAATAAGAAATGCAACAGAACGTAACAATACTAGACTGTTCCTTCAGCTTGCATTTGATGGAGACTTGAGCaaagcttttcttctttctagagCCACTTTTAGGAAAGGTCGGTgcctagaagaagaagaaaaagaagagacgtATCGGATTCACCCCTCTTCCCCAGCAAGTCACCTCCCTTACTTAAATAAAAAAGGCTCCTCTTTATGTACTAAGCGTTCAGCTCAGCAGAGGGAACCCGTTTATCAgatgaaaatatttctttatccAGGTTATTTCCTTGATCGTTGCACCTTGTTTGAACAGAAAAGCGATTCACCAAAGACAGAGTTTCTAGAATGCCAGCAGCCTTCCTTAATTTTCTACAATAAACTAAATCATCATGATTTGCAAACTGTGATCCGTTCGGCTATAAAATATGTCCGGtgtaataaaaatgaatcatTGCGTTCAAAGATGGAGCTGAAGGTAACCCCACCGGCTACTGCACTTTTAACAGAATACCATCAAGGTCCATTTCAAGAAATCATCGTTGAATCATCCAATAATAATACAGGGTCAGAATTTACTGGCAATCAACTGAATGAAGACTTTTTAGAATCACAGAGTCCCAGGACGCTATTCGGATGCTCAGAGTCTACTTCTGAGTTACTGAACCGGAATCATTTTGTGCAGAATCGGGCTCAGTCAAAGGCCGATGATCTCCATTCCGCCTCTGAATCTCTCCACAAAAGTCCATCAGagaagtttaattttaaaaatggattattGTCCGCCAGTAAATTGGCTTCATCTCCTTTTCGAACAGGCCCTGCGGTGTCTGCCAAAACTAAAGGTCAGGAAAGAATGAAAGGACTACTTTTAAAAccatacagaaaaagaaaaatatctagtTTGATACCTGCAGGCTTAGGCTCCCAGAATAAAAAAATGTGCTTATTTCCAAAAGAGGCAGCATTAACGTCCATTTCTTTGAAAGCTCACCACTCTCCTTCTGCCCAGCGGCACTGCCGAGGGACTCTCCTGCTTGAAAGAGAAGCCGATGGCCGCAGCCGGCCCTTCGGTTTGGAAAGCGAAAGGCTGAGCAGCTCCCCCAGAGGAGATGCAGCTGCAGCCGGCCCTCTGACTCGCAAGAGGACATGCCAGCGCTTCAAGGCTCCCAGAGTCGGAGCGACTGTATCCCTGTATCCTTTAGAGCAGTCCTTGGGAGCAAAACATGATTTGGAAGCCAGCCCGAGAGAGGCCGGACGGACAGCTGGGATGGCGGAAGGAGTTCCAGTTCACATTCTTTCTGACACTGAGGAGTCTTCAGAAGCCCTCCTGGAAAATTTAAGGTTTCCTTTCAGGGGTGGGAAGGTCACATTTTCATTCAAGGCCGCGATACACACAGGACTTCCtcttggcttacctgaaggcatTTCAGAATCTGGTTCCAGGAAAGCCAAAGTCTCCCTAGAACCATCGCTTACGTGGTGGCATGTAGAGAGCCCGAGTTGTGCGCTGCAGATGAAACTTTTCTCTTCCTCAAGAAAAGCAGCAGAAACCCCCGGTAGCTCAGTGCCATTATCTTCTGGCCTAAAGGGTGGGAGGTTAGCAAGCTCCCCCACATGGCCCAGCATGAAAGAAGGACGTTTGCTGAGGGTAGAGAGTGGACAGGAGCTGGCAGGAGGCCCAGAGAAGGGACTGGAAGGGCATTTGGTGGACGAGCATATCAGGAGGGGAGGTTCTGAAACAGGGGCTCAGCTGCCACCCCCAAAAATGAAGCCCCGAGTGGGAAGGAGGCCTGCAATTGGACAGCCTCCAGGCAACTCCTCCCATGAGAATGCTGCACGGCGCACTTTGGCTTCTCTAGGAAGGGCCGGGCAGAAGAGGCGGCAGCAGGAACCCCCTCTCCACACACGAAGCGAATCAAAAAGGCAAAAGAGAGGCCAGAGGAAGGGAGAGACGGCAAGCCTGAATCTTCACTTCCGGAGTCATAGCCAGCAGGCCAGCCACTGGCCTACCTCCATTGGAGCTTTCGACAGCTTTGCTCAAGCTGTCGGCTGCGATCAGAGCAGAAGCACCGGCGGCGTGCTTGGGTATTTGCGCCTGCGAagacctttcccagcattcggggAAGTGGCCTGCGTAAAAGTTGGCCTGCCACACCGGCTAAGGGCACCAAAACCTCTGGCATCCAAGGCCCCCCTTGAGACAGTCCCTGGGGAAAGGGGGCAGATTATTTATTCTGCACAATTAGACACCATGCCGGCAGCCCCACAAGCCATCCTTTGGGACCCCCCAGCAAAGCAGCAAGACCACTGGAGCAGCTCGCTGGCCGCCTCCTGGCCCACTGGGCAGCCCAAAGACGCCGCCTTGTTGACGAGGCTCTCCTGGTTAGCTGAGGAATTGCTGCCCCCTCCATGCCAGCCCTTCTCGCTTCGCAGGGCGCTGCTTCCTTTAGCTGCCAAGTGGGGCCcgcttaggaggaggaggaggctgctgGAAATCTTCTCCTTTGTCAGTTTAAAGTTGAGCTCTCCCGCGTGGCTCAGCAGCTGCTGCTTCAAGATGGCGGGCTCCCAGGCGCTGCCCTTTTATTCCGTCGAGTCGACAATCCTGTGCTTCTTTGAGCTGAGCAGCGACAGTTCCTGCGGGTGCAGCACTCCGGTTTTCCCCATGTCTTTCCATCACCAAATGGACGTTGGCCCCATCAGGAAGCTCCTCAAGACTGGGTCCCCGAGCCTCATCCCCAGATTTGCTCTGGGGCGTCCACAGCCTCAGCAGCCCTCTGCATggatcctctctttccttctgccTCAGAGATGCCCAGATATCACTGGGCCAATCCAGAAAGACGCTGAGCCTGGTTCCACGTCGGCCTCCAAGGAGGGAGAGGCTGTTGCTCGCAGTACGGGCTGCTTGACCCCCGGCCTCCCTACAGCCTTAGCTCTGTTTTCCCCCGGCTGCTATCGTGcttggacgaggaggaggagacacCGCAGCAGTCGGATCCCAGCGGTCCAGCGGCTGAGCCTGCTGCAGTTTGCTGGGGGCTTAAAGGGGTTCCAGTGTTGCACTTCTGTATCGACCGACCTCTTCTCTGCCTTGCCCTCTTTGCTGGGCAGCGTTCTGTCCATCTGGAGCCAGCATGGACCGTCCACCCATCTCTCCGGATCCACCCCTCTGCATTCCGGTCCCAGCAAAGGACAAGCAGCCCTCCCTGCCATGGCCGGCCTGAGCCACAGAAGCAG CCCAAGCTTGCTTCCCCTGGTGCCCGGCCTGCCAAGTGACACTTCCAGGGCTGTGAAGAACGACGTGAG GTTGGAATCCATCTTGTCTGTGCTGTTGCCAACATCTTGCCAAACTCCCGAACCGGCTCACCCTCCTTTAGGCTTTCCAGGTCTTGGATCTGGAGATGGAGACGAAGCTTCTGTCCCGGCCTCGCCTAAGACTGGAGCTCAGCTTGAAAAA gacgaGTCGGAGAACAGGCCAAAGAAAGTGTCTCAGATCCGCATTCGGAAGACGATTCCTAAGCCAGACCCCAACCTCACCCCCATGGGACTTCCCAGACCAAAGAG gTTAAAGAAGACCGAATTCAGTTTGGAGGAAATCTATACCAATCAGAATTACAAATCTCCTCCGGCAACCAG gTGCCTGGAAACCATTTTTGAGGAGCCAAAAGAGAAAAATGGGTCTTTAATCTCTATCAGCCAGCAGAAGAGAAAACGGATTTTGGAGTTCCAGGACTTCACCATTCCCCGGAAGAGGAGAGCACGGAGCAGAGTCCGAGTGGTGGGTGGCTACACTCGGGCGCAGAAGGCGGCCATAGAAGGAAGGGAACTTGACGTCCTCCTCATTCAGAAACTGACCGACCTTGAGACCTTCTTTGCCAAGGAGGAGACACGGGAACAAGATTCGTCGGGTAGTTGA